Part of the Sphingomonadaceae bacterium OTU29LAMAA1 genome, CACCCGGCGATGCCACATCATCGCCAGCGGCCAGTCAGACAGCGCGACCGGTGGCTCATGCACGACTACGCCGAAATTGGCCGCGGCGAACCGCCGCGCGACCCGCGAGGCAAGCGTCGCGATCAGATCGGTCTCTGCGACGACGAACGGGGCGACCAGGAACTGCGGCAGGCTCAGTACGACGCGACGTGCCACCCCAAGCGCCGCAAGCTTGCGGTCGACCAGCCCTGTGCGATCCCCCTCGGGGGACACTAGGAGATGGGACGCCGTGGTGAACGCCTCGATGTCGGCTTCTTTTGCAAAGGCCGGATGCCCTGGACGCGCGATGCAGGCGAAACCTTCCCGAAGCAACGGGCGTGTGAGGATGCGCGCCGAGGCGTCGACAGGAACGCTGACTGCAAGACTTACCTCGCCACTGTCGAGGAGGCCGACGACTTCATCTTTGCCAAGAATGCCGCGGACCTGCACATCGAGGCGAGGCGCTTCGACCGCGAGCCGCGCCAGGAGCGGGGGGAGCAACACGAACGCAGCGTAGTCGGTCATCGCGATCGTGACGATGTGATCGGCAGCCGCTGGATCGAAGCCATCGTCTTGCAGGACTGATCGTAGGAGGCGGAGCGAAGAGACAATCGGGCCGGACAAGTCATCAGCACGCGGTGTTGGTTGCATCCCTGTCGGCGACCGCACGAACAGTTCGTCGTTGAATACCTCGCGCAGTCGAGTGAGCGCACCGCTCATGGCCGACTGGCTCAGACCGATACGCTGGCCGGCACGGGTGACGTGGCGCTCCGCATAGAGGGCATCGAATGCCTTCAACAGGTTCAGGTCAAAGCCAGCCACATCCATCGGACGGCCATAGGAGAATGAGACCCGCCAGGAAAGGAATCGACGGGTTCTCGAAGCCTCTCCATTCCTAAGAAATTGTCCGACTGGGGTTTGAGATCCGCCTCCCGACCCGCCTTTGCCGTCGACATGAACGAATCGCGGAAACGGGGGAGCCGAAAAGCACTCCGGAACGTCCAGTGCTGCGTCCTCGTTAGCAAGGTCGCACACCTTCTGCGGTACCGGGATGTTTCCTCGTTTACGCTTATCCTGGTGCAGTCCGGCACCCTTCCCATCGTGATATCGACGATCACCTGGGTCGAACGCCATCTGCGTCTATGACAAAGACCAAGGGACGCACAGGTGCGCACAGGTGCGCACCTGTGCGTCAACATTCAGCCTCCAGCTACGGCCGCAGAGCTTGACGCGGCCAGGCGAGAGGTCGCTCAGATTGGAGAACGCCTCGCTGGAATCGCAGCGGCGCACCTTTCGGCCAAAACATGGAAGGCGCGCCTCCGTCTGGCTCAGGCCGTCATTGCACGAGCACCGCGCAGCTGAATTGCTTGGGCACCTGATCGTCTCGGCAGTTGCGGCCGCGGCGGCGGTGCCGCATGGATCATGTATGATCGACCTGAACACCGCTTCCGCAAACGACTTCGACGCCGTTCCGCAGTTGAAGGGCCACGGCTTCGAGATCGTCCGTTATCGCGAGGAGCGCGGTCGTTTCGATGCGCTCAGGCAGCTTGACGAGGTTCCTGGGCTTACGGGCAAGTGGGACGGGGCAGAAGCCGAGGTCGAGGTGCTCTGAAGCTCAGGCGTAACCCACGACCGCTATGAGCGGGTCACCGCGCGCTCCATCCGCCAGCACCCGGGCCTCCATGTCGCGAAAGCCCGCATCGTCGAGATAATGGCGGACCAGCGAGGCCTGTCCATGCATGTCCAGCGATCTCCAGACCGCCACCGCCTTGGTCGGAAAGCAGCGGTTGGAGAAGCTCACGACGAACGGTGCGCCAGGAGCAAGCGCCCGCCGCACCTCGGCAAACACGTCGTAGGGGCGCTGGAGATACTGTACTCCGACGCAGCACAGCGCACCGCCGAAGGCCCCGCTGTCGAGCGCCAAGGCTGTGTCGCGGTTGAGGTCCTGTACGAACCACCGGTCCAGTCGCGGATTGGCCGCGAGTTCTTCGGCGTTCATGCCATGGCCTACCACCTCGGCATAGCGACGCTCTGCGGGTAGGTGGCTGACCCAACTGGACATCAGGTCGAGGATCCGCCCGTCATCCGGTAGCAAGCTACGGTAACACTGCGTCAGTGCTGCGATCACCGGATCGTCGAGATGGGTGACAAGCCGCGCCGGCGCATAGAAGGCGAGATCGTC contains:
- a CDS encoding LysR substrate-binding domain-containing protein yields the protein MDVAGFDLNLLKAFDALYAERHVTRAGQRIGLSQSAMSGALTRLREVFNDELFVRSPTGMQPTPRADDLSGPIVSSLRLLRSVLQDDGFDPAAADHIVTIAMTDYAAFVLLPPLLARLAVEAPRLDVQVRGILGKDEVVGLLDSGEVSLAVSVPVDASARILTRPLLREGFACIARPGHPAFAKEADIEAFTTASHLLVSPEGDRTGLVDRKLAALGVARRVVLSLPQFLVAPFVVAETDLIATLASRVARRFAAANFGVVVHEPPVALSDWPLAMMWHRRVDDHPATVWLRECIAEIAALA
- a CDS encoding helix-hairpin-helix domain-containing protein codes for the protein MIDLNTASANDFDAVPQLKGHGFEIVRYREERGRFDALRQLDEVPGLTGKWDGAEAEVEVL
- a CDS encoding methyltransferase type 11, which gives rise to MKERTPLPAHAFDKDDTGDDLAFYAPARLVTHLDDPVIAALTQCYRSLLPDDGRILDLMSSWVSHLPAERRYAEVVGHGMNAEELAANPRLDRWFVQDLNRDTALALDSGAFGGALCCVGVQYLQRPYDVFAEVRRALAPGAPFVVSFSNRCFPTKAVAVWRSLDMHGQASLVRHYLDDAGFRDMEARVLADGARGDPLIAVVGYA